The following proteins are encoded in a genomic region of Helicobacter jaachi:
- a CDS encoding radical SAM protein, producing the protein MSQKFMLDSHKLHYHFERVAEYALRGDCYPIYMEVSPVGLCNHRCVFCAYDYINYPNRKLDTQRFLSFLDEACGLGVKSILYAGEGEPLLHPDIGQFVQHTKELGIDAGMFSNGEMLSEKKAQAVLPYLKFLRFSFNGGNGETYAKIHKPTAGGGAI; encoded by the coding sequence CAAAAGTTTATGTTAGATTCTCACAAATTACATTATCACTTTGAGCGCGTGGCAGAATACGCTTTGAGGGGTGATTGCTACCCTATTTATATGGAAGTTTCTCCCGTTGGACTATGCAATCATCGCTGCGTATTTTGCGCGTATGATTATATTAATTATCCTAACAGAAAGCTTGATACGCAGCGATTTTTAAGCTTTCTTGATGAGGCTTGCGGCTTGGGGGTGAAAAGCATACTTTATGCAGGGGAGGGCGAGCCGCTTTTGCACCCTGATATTGGGCAATTTGTGCAGCATACAAAGGAGCTTGGCATTGATGCGGGCATGTTTAGTAATGGAGAGATGTTAAGCGAGAAAAAGGCTCAAGCGGTGTTGCCTTACCTTAAATTTTTGCGCTTTAGTTTCAATGGCGGTAATGGCGAGACTTACGCCAAGATACACAAACCAACTGCCGGGGGGGGGGCAATCTAA
- a CDS encoding SPASM domain-containing protein, which yields MAKVVRNITYATKLRKEEGLELDLGAQFVLLNENKDSLLEGVATLKGCGVDFISIKPFVFQNQQQKYRQNEALADLDSLIKQAKSYEDSHFKVIARENAFRNTQEERHYKHCRGCSFITTLNSAGDMATCLPYWDRQEFVYGNIYEQDFYAIWNGEKRAQIKAFLESSLDVSKCPKNCRPNAINEFLEDILEAKVKHVNFI from the coding sequence ATGGCTAAAGTCGTGCGCAATATCACTTACGCCACAAAATTGAGAAAAGAGGAAGGCTTGGAGCTTGATTTGGGTGCGCAATTTGTGCTTTTGAATGAGAATAAAGATTCCTTGCTGGAGGGTGTCGCCACGCTTAAGGGCTGCGGCGTGGATTTTATATCCATTAAGCCTTTTGTATTTCAAAATCAGCAGCAAAAGTATCGCCAAAATGAGGCTCTAGCAGATTTAGATAGCCTTATAAAGCAGGCAAAATCTTATGAGGATAGTCATTTTAAGGTTATTGCGCGTGAAAATGCCTTTCGCAATACGCAAGAAGAGCGGCACTATAAGCATTGTCGCGGGTGTAGCTTTATCACCACGCTTAATTCTGCGGGCGATATGGCAACTTGCCTCCCTTACTGGGATAGACAAGAATTTGTGTATGGAAATATTTATGAGCAGGATTTTTATGCCATTTGGAATGGTGAGAAGCGCGCACAGATTAAGGCTTTTTTAGAATCTAGCCTAGATGTGAGCAAATGCCCTAAAAACTGCCGCCCAAATGCGATTAATGAGTTTTTAGAAGACATCTTAGAAGCGAAGGTAAAGCATGTTAATTTCATTTAA